One Glycine max cultivar Williams 82 chromosome 4, Glycine_max_v4.0, whole genome shotgun sequence DNA segment encodes these proteins:
- the LOC100794397 gene encoding thylakoid lumenal 16.5 kDa protein, chloroplastic isoform X2: protein MAKNILSTSNPILLPSSSPSSSSSSFVKPIHVCSNPIIKSTSKRELTLCKATPHSPIVVTKRGLSISFITSFVLSLAGKKNANAAILEADDDEELLEKVKRDRKKRLEKQGVISSSKQETGYLQDLVYKLSAVGQALEKNDLSAAGSVLGGSTDADWVQRANIAFNKFLRKMLSPPKLPLSLRPLHLRSGLL from the exons ATGGCAAAAAATATTCTCTCAACCTCAAACCCCATCCTACTACCTAGTTCATCACCATCCTCATCCTCATCCTCATTTGTAAAACCAATACATGTTTGCTCCAATCCGATAATCAAAAGCACTTCGAAGAGGGAATTAACTCTTTGCAAAGCAACACCACACTCTCCAATTGTTGTGACAAAGAGAGGCTTGTCCATCAGCTTCATCACCAGCTTTGTGCTTTCATTGGCTGGTAAGAAGAATGCAAATGCAGCAATACTCGAGgcagatgatgatgaagaactCTTGGAGAAAGTAAAGCGTGACAGAAAGAAGAGACTTGAGAAGCAAGGTGTGATCAGTTCTTCCAAACAAGAAACAG GGTATCTTCAAGATCTGGTGTACAAGCTAAGCGCAGTTGGTCAAGCACTTGAAAAGAATGATCTATCTGCTGCTGGTTCTGTCCTTGGAGGAAGCACCGATGCAGATTGGGTCCAAAGAGCTAATATAGCATTCAATAAA TTTCTAAGAAAGATGTTGAGTCCTCCAAAATTGCCTTTGTCTCTTCGGCCACTGCATTTGAGAAGTGGACTTCTATGA
- the LOC100794397 gene encoding thylakoid lumenal 16.5 kDa protein, chloroplastic isoform X1, whose protein sequence is MAKNILSTSNPILLPSSSPSSSSSSFVKPIHVCSNPIIKSTSKRELTLCKATPHSPIVVTKRGLSISFITSFVLSLAGKKNANAAILEADDDEELLEKVKRDRKKRLEKQGVISSSKQETGYLQDLVYKLSAVGQALEKNDLSAAGSVLGGSTDADWVQRANIAFNKLSSSSEEKTEVDAFNSSLASLISSVSKKDVESSKIAFVSSATAFEKWTSMTGLAAQLKGL, encoded by the exons ATGGCAAAAAATATTCTCTCAACCTCAAACCCCATCCTACTACCTAGTTCATCACCATCCTCATCCTCATCCTCATTTGTAAAACCAATACATGTTTGCTCCAATCCGATAATCAAAAGCACTTCGAAGAGGGAATTAACTCTTTGCAAAGCAACACCACACTCTCCAATTGTTGTGACAAAGAGAGGCTTGTCCATCAGCTTCATCACCAGCTTTGTGCTTTCATTGGCTGGTAAGAAGAATGCAAATGCAGCAATACTCGAGgcagatgatgatgaagaactCTTGGAGAAAGTAAAGCGTGACAGAAAGAAGAGACTTGAGAAGCAAGGTGTGATCAGTTCTTCCAAACAAGAAACAG GGTATCTTCAAGATCTGGTGTACAAGCTAAGCGCAGTTGGTCAAGCACTTGAAAAGAATGATCTATCTGCTGCTGGTTCTGTCCTTGGAGGAAGCACCGATGCAGATTGGGTCCAAAGAGCTAATATAGCATTCAATAAA CTGAGCTCCAGTTCAGAAGAGAAGACTGAGGTGGACGCATTCAATTCCTCATTAGCTTCACTAATTTCATCAG TTTCTAAGAAAGATGTTGAGTCCTCCAAAATTGCCTTTGTCTCTTCGGCCACTGCATTTGAGAAGTGGACTTCTATGACAGGCCTTGCTGCTCAGCTTAAGGGCCTTTGA